AAGGATTTCCGGTGTTGTGTTACCGTCAAATTGAGCAGCTGATTATTAGAACTGTTATAACATTGTGTTAATATCATAATCATGTTTTCAAACGTTACTGTCCCGAAATGTCACCCTTTATTGCCATTAATAACCCTTCCTTTAGGATCTAATCATAATGAGTTATGCAGAGAAGCCGGAGGACATAACAAGGGAAGAGTGGATGGATAAACTCAACAATGTCCACATTCAGAGAGCGGATATGAACAGGCTGATTATGAATTACCTCGTGACAGGTGAATTATCCTACTATTTGTGTAATTAGGACTCTGCTTTCAGTTGTAAAAGTGTGAGATTTCAGCACAGTCTCTGTCCAACAGAGGGATTCAAGGAGGCTGCGGAGAAGTTCAGGATGGAGTCCGGAATCGAGCCTAGTGTGGATTTGGATTCCCTAGATGAAAGAATCAAGATTAGAGAGATGATTTTGAAGGGGCAGATTCAAGATGCCATTGCATTGATCAACAGTCTGCACCCAGAACTGCTGGATACCAACCGTTACCTCTACTTTCACCTACaggtaaaattatgaatcataatcattttcattactttttgttATAGGGGTACTGCCTGAGTTTCTACTGTTATTTTGATTTCCTGATATGGTGTTTGCAGCAACAGCATCTGATTGAGCTGATTCGTTTGAGGGAGACCGAAGCTGCTCTTGAATTTGCCCAGTCTCAGTTAGCAGAACAAGGGGAGGAGAGTCGAGAATGTCTGACTGAGATGGAGAGGACACTGGCCCTGCTAGCGTTTGACAACCCTGAGGAGTCACCTTTTGGGGATCTTCTCAATATGATGCAGAGACAAAAGGTAGGGTCAGTGTGTACAAGAAAAGCTCacatttttcttgccttttttggtGAGCTTTTTTCCTAATGATTCACATTTTTGTATTCTTCAAAATTGTGTTAATCAAACATATGCAAAGATTGTAACAATGCAGCAGTAGACATGCATCCAAATTACTTGATTACATCATACAGGCAAAGTACTCCTAGCCCTTAGCAGCATCGTAccacaattacattttttacattctATTTGTCCATTTCAGTTGTTACATCTTTGCAGtattttgctaaaaaaaacaaaagacaaaaaaaaaaacagttcatcaAATGTTAATTCAACATGATCacatgataaaaatatgattcCTTGATACAATGGCAATGACACTAGCATAGTAGAATGTAGTTCATTTAACTTGGAGAGCACAAATAAGACAATACCAATGTTACTTTGAGATTCATAAAATGTGTAAGAGTTTCATAAACATCTCTTTAGTTATATTCATCCTTAGAAATGGTTACTCCTCATATGAAGGCGTTTCTCTCTTCCTCTAACTccttaataaaaaataagacgTTTTTATTAAGAATAGTACACAAAGTGATAAGTATGTGATAGGGATTTTATGATCAAACAATAAAGGTTTTTTGTTCCCTGTTGCATTAAGGCTCTGGTGTTAATTGTGCAGAATTTTGCTGtctgtttctgattttttttttttttttttcattttatctctaTATTGATTACAGCAGAGGAAATTCCTGggtgtttatatgtgtgtagAGAGCCCCTGAAAGTCTTAAACTAGATATATGTAATCTTAGttcataaaatgtgttaaaggttTATGTCTACTTCTGAGAATTCCATAATTCAGATTTCCATTTGActaatataggccagtatttttcaacactgtCTAATTAGCACCAatatgatttttatatttttagtgttttgtgGATTTCTTTGGTCTCATTACAATTTATTGTATATATGAAGTCAGATAATGTACACATTCACAGAGAAGAAGATGGAGAAGTTAAGCAAGTTAAAGATGACAATTACAGAGGATGGTAAGCAAGGGCAAAGACGTGTGAAAAAAGGCCATTCAAATGTAAGATAATGGGACTAGCttgtatgtatttttcttttttttggtctttaaaAGGTCATCAAAAGTCttaaacttgatttaaaaagcGGTAGAGCAACTGTAGTGACTTCTTTGTCTGAGTTTCCTTTTCAACTATGAACATGTAAAAGGCAATTATCTGTTTGTGTCTTTACCTTCCAGGTCTGGAGTGAAGTGAATCAGTGTGTGCTAGACTATGAGAACAGAGAGTCAACACCCAAGCTGGCCAAGCTCCTGAAGCTTCTGCTTTGGGCTCAAAATGAACTTGACCAAAAGAAAGTGAAGTATCCCAAAATGACAGACCTCAGCAAGGGCACCATCGAAGACCCAAAATAAGGACCCAGAGTGAAAACATACCACACCAGGACACATTTCCTTTATCTATTTATACCCCAACAAACTGACTCATTTAGAGTtcaaccttttcttttttgtaagggttgctttttgatactttaataACTTAGAATGTGCAAACTGGATTGATGGCATTTTACAATGATCTCACACTAAAGTAACATGCAGGCCATTATTTTCTTGGTATTattatttacatatttgtttATGTAAAATTAGTTCACtagtttttctgtctgttggCAGGGAAAGTTGCTTGCATAAGACGATGTGGATAAAGCCTAAATTAGGCTGTCACTTTTGGTGTGTGACCACtaagggccaatcccatttctaccccatAACCCTTCCCCTTAGCCCTTCCCTTTCATCTACCCCTTCCCCTTGCCTCTCAAAACAGTGGTAAGGGGTAGGGGTAAGAACCTTCCCTTTAGAAACGAGAcaccacttgattgctgttcatcatcacacattgccgaTAAACAGTGCTtcatcagaggtgacaataaagctttgGCCATCTCATTCATACTATGTATCtctgtgttgatcttctccatatatttatacatttaataGCCCCGGTTTACATGTGTACATATAGAAAGTACAATAAACTCCCATCCCTAGTATCTAAAGATTTAATATATGAAAAAACTATAgtattttctataatcatttataaatgctgaaaatatttatatttatgcaCCTCCTTCATAGTCCATTGTGCCATTTTGCAAGTGAATGCAGTGCAAGCAGGGAAATTCATACCcgttggtttcaagtgtggtcctgaaaaatttttgttcaagggctatgtagcccttggcCCTTAGCCCTCAATTCAAAAGACAATTAATTGGGATACCTGTTCACCTGACATGAAACTGCAGAACCAAGGGGGAAGAGCTAAGgtgtagaaatgggattgacccTAAGAAGGGGCAAACTTTGAtgttgcagaaaaaatggttggCTCAGTGTGAACTGCCAcaaataaacaacttttttcTTACAGAACACAAATATTTCAGCTAGTAGCCTGTTATAAAGCACTCTTTGTGACGGCAGTAGCCAAAGTAAGATACTTGGGATGTTTTAAACTACTGTGatgatattgatatttaaattcAGCTTTAGACTCATAATACATTACCGCTTAAGACATTGCACATACATGCTGACATAGAAGAGAACATAGAAAAGATAATTAAAAAACTGAGCTACACATTAAAGTAGCAAAGAAGTGGAATAAGGCAAGATTTCTGGactgattttaaacttttcagcGTACTGTGACTGTGCAAGCATAAAGGCAGCCTCAGATTCATACTGTTATTGAATATCACTGATTATAAAAAGATGTGAATGAATACATGTGTCCACAGACATGGAGATACTTTACAGATGGATTATATACATGTATGGAATAAGTAGCTCTTTTTGCTAAatttgatgtgctttttttgCTGGGAtattattttgcaataaaagtgAATTTTTAAACTGTGCAAGTCTTAAAAGCTTTTTTATCTTCTCATTATGAACCCTTGTATAATTCGTTATTAGGTTATAGACCAAGtttttgtatgtatgtatcaTGAGTTTTTATATAAAACCATTAATTCATTCAATCTAATAAGAGGCACTTTATGAGCGCTAATAGTTTACATTACTGGGACTCTAAACAATGTACTACTCCGCCTCAGCTAAGTGTTCTGACACGCTCACATTAACCACAACAAATTTAAACATACAGTTAAATTAGCATAATGTTATGGAAACCATTAAGACAAACAGCAATAATGCAGGAGAATATTTGGGTCAGCTTCAGTTGCGATGTTATCTTCTCTGTACAGCTTGTTGAACTGTTTTATAACAACAATATCACATTCAAGGTCAAGTTGTTTTAGGCTACTGAATATCAGCACTGGCATTGCTGTGACTCTCTTCAGTCTTAAGTCTCCTGCTTACTACCAGATCACAGCATTGCTGATACTCTACAACCTTACTCTCACTGCTTATTGCTGTAATGTGTAAGTGGCATTTCATTGTCATTGGCCAATGCACTACTTTCACCGTTTTCATATACAGGTGGACAGCTTATTCCATAGAAGAACAGTGTTAGAAAGGCATGTTTTAAAAGCAGGCCTGAAATGGCTGGGCCCCTTCAAAGGCCAGAGAATGTGCCTTCACTGAATTTGTGCTGGGTGAGTGGCACTGGTGCTAGTCTGCTTGCTAACATTTGCCACCTTTTGGTACAGATATtacgttttctttttttaaagatgtacaTTTCAaggcttttatgcctttgtttatagaggacagtggatcaTCAGAAACAGAGTGAGTCCTGCAGAGTTTACTCTTCTGTGAAGAGACCTTGTGTCTCATGAAAGGTGCCATAAGTCCacactatcattattattattattaaaggagccacaggccttCATGGAACCATGGCCACCCGCATGTATGTGGCAGGACCTCACCACTACGCCATCTAAGGGCCCCTTACAAGTTTTTTCACAAGTTTCCTAGAAATTTGGAAATTATTTTATGATTtcttttatagaaaaaaatagaatcATACTTAATAAACACTGCTACAATAAGCACTGTTTAAATGAATTACAAACTGAACCGTCTTATAATATTTGCAATACTATTATTATATGATTTCTAATAAGATACATATGCAGCTTATAAAGTACAAAGAATAGATAAGTATGCCCAAAGAAGAATGAACATAAAAGTTCAAACCAGGGGTGTTTTCCTAATTCAAAAAACAGGAACACTTTTATATGCACAAGttaataacataaataaaacctCCATAAATAAAGAATGGGCGTTTAGGTAGAATACAGGCTTTCCATTTtccaaaaagtcttgaaaattGTTCTTCTGAAGCCGTCGTGGAAAGGTAATTAACTTTTCAGTCAAACGCAGCATGCCAATTCTTGGGGCAGTCACCTGCTGACCACTAGGGCCCATACTCACAGGTGTTGCCAATCAAGCACCTGAATGTCAACACCTGGGGGCACCAGAAGCTCAAACCAACAGTCAATaccaacagcaaaataagctgtttgacattggcaaatttttcatagatacaacccacaaactcagctctACTGttcatcctacaaatgcatgtttcttacaaTGCAgcacaatttaaaatgtaaataaacatgcTTTCCAAACTTGTAAGATTtcttgccaagaagcattgttacaacaaagaaataatctaccaaacatacATTTCCTTACCTTTTGTGCTAAGTTCATATTTGGCAACTTTTTTCAGAGGTTTTGGTTGGTAAgacatgaccaaaaaaaaggaaaacaaaatccaaaatgaaataaagactttttttctttgagtaaaTTATCATTTGATATTGAAATTAACTTGCAAACTTAGTATTCAATAGCTCTGATGTCATTTGGTTGCATTTAAAATCCacctggacatttttttttaatatttatttttgggcatttttgtgcctttataaGATAGAGGAGGatggacagtggatagagttggaaacagggtcaagactGGGGAAGGGAGATGcagtgaagggcctcaggccagatttgaacccgggccgcccgcgtacatagGGAGTGTCTTGAACCACTAGGCCCCCTGCTCCCCCCACCTAGACATTTTTATACACAAACATTGTTTAACAGTCATTCTTAGTTGGCTTTACATCATGTCCAAGCAGGACTTTGTTTGATAAATAAGAATTTCAAAGGAGGAGAACACTAGATGTGGAGGGCCTAAAAATGTAAAcgtttttgcacaaaaatgattAGATTCTcgtatttttttcatcttttaggttggtccaaatacttttttttcaatcatatGTATAGGCCTACATCTAATTTTATATCAGAGCAAATATGGTCCCATGCCCCCACTGGCACTTTCCATGGGGTGTCTGGACACCAGGGGGGGACCACTAACCTAGGGCTTGAAAATTGCTATATCTGCCACTGACATTAAGTTACTCTATGCAAGCACCATcttactgtttttgttgttaataaAAAAGAACTGCTTGCATTATGTTGTAAAACAAGGTTTCTTAAAACGTTTAAATTCTTACATCATAAATGTGGGATATTTCATTTTGAATCACTgttacagattttaaaaagctaaTTCAATGTGCACATTCTAACACTATAAAAAGTAACTGTTACTCAGGAAAGCACCttttcatgtattatttatAGTGGAGTATAAAAATTGTGGTGtcactttaacttgagtaagGGATGTGAGTGCATTTCCCACCATCACACAGGGAGCATCTAAAAGTTGTGCAGACTGCAGAGTCTTATGTAACGATGCCTGGAAACTCGAATAACCAGGGGGCACATGGACTATCAACCTTGTAAGCTCTGACTGCGCAAATTCTCCCCCACAGCAGCTTAACCTCAGCACGGGCTCCATCTCTCCTCCATCCGTCAGGGACGGGTCATGAGCGAACTACATCCTGGTGCTCCACTGATGCTCCCATAGTCACATTTTCTGTAATGCACCGTCATGATGGGAGAAGGGCAGGAGCCAGGGGCGTCTCTACGACGTATTTTAAAGATACCGTAGTGGATAAATCGGCGGACTAGACAAGTGAAGCTGGTTTTAAGTGGAGAGAAATCACTTCCTGATTAACCCTACCGATCAGAAGAAGAACTGCGCGGCTGGTCGGAGGAGGCTggcagagaaaaactgacacgTGGATTACTCCTCCTCGGGCATCAGGAAAAACAAGACTCCCTCCTCCAGCTCGGCTTCGTGACCACATCAGCCTTGTCCCCGTGAGTCCAGTCATACAGGTTATGGATTACAATCAAGAAAACCCGTGATGTGATCGAGTTTTTACTTTATGACaaggtttcagtgtttttttttcctctgatcGTCTACTTTTCTGACTGATCAACCGGAAAGAGCCGACGCGGTTGAGAGGGGGCTGCTGTTTCCTCGCGTTGAATGGcagtaattcaaaaatatgGCAAGAACTATAGTCCAGATTTGGTCTGTCACACGGAAAACCACCCGCCTGACAAGATCGGAGCCCCTGGATGTTACAAGAAGTGGCCTGAACACAACACCAACTGGTCCAGGTAATAGTTAGTGTACCTCTTTACTGAAACATCAAGCTGGTGTGAGCGTTTTTCGTGTTTACTTATATCTCAGCAGCTCAAATAGCTAACATATCCCCCAGAAGGCAAACAGTAACAAACAGGAAATCACCAGATACCGTCACTTTTAACGACTTCTCTTGCATCGTTAAACAGTAAAACAGTCGAAGCAACCAAAGTGCCTTTGTGTCTTATAGTCAAATGACACGTATCATCTGTAGCCATGCATGGGTTGGCCCTCATAAGTGAAAAAGTTTGGTGAGAAGGAAGTTATATTTTCACgatttaatcagttttattttcttgaaaaatactttaaattttattttcttacttttgaGAATATCTTGTGAGTCTAAACCGAACAATGAGTGAGCCTAACTTAAGTTTAAAGGGTTTGAGGTTTGTTTAATGTTACTACTGCAGCCACCCaggatttttcttttacattttagttttgttttctattaataaatgacttttttgGAGCAAGCTTCCTactgtggacaaaagtatttggctgctgACCATTACACTGACAGGGATTGTAATGACtttgtattaaaaaatgtactttaatgtggagTTTCCCCCTTTTTGTGGCTTTACAGCCCCCACTCATCGTGGAAGGCTTTCCGCAagattttggagattttttagTGAGAATTCatgctcattcattctgtatttataaggtcagacactgatgttggacaagaaggcctggcttccAATATCCGTcctagttcatcccaaaggtgcttgatttaGTTGAGGTTCGAGCTCTATGCAGATCGGTCAAGTTCTtacacactgaactcatcaaaccatgccttaatagtctttgctttgtgcactggggtacggtcatgttggaatagaaaagggccttccctgagctgttgccacaaagttggaagcatagcattgtccaaaatattgtggtatgctgaagcattaagattggccttcattGGGGATAAAGGGCCTAgctcaaaccctgaaaacagcccaaTATTAttgtccctcctccaccaaacttcacagtcagcacagtgcagtcaggcaggtaatgtctcctggcatccaccaaactcagactcacccatctgacctCCAAACAGATaagcatgattcgtcactccacagaacacgttacCACTGGGAAGCTTGGAACTCTTCAAccatggaatcagcagagtgttggcgaCGTTTACACAGTCGTTGACCCTGCTATGTTATCTCACGTGGTCTTGTGctttgtggctgttgttcctaaatgcttccactttctaataatatcacttacagttgaccaTGGCATATCCAGCAGGTATAAAATTTAacaaaccgtcttattgcaaaagtgtcatccatcacagtaacacacttaaagtcactgagatTTTCAGAAACAtctattttgtatcacaaagGTTTGCatatggagactgcatggctaggtgcttgattttatacagctgtggcaacaggtctgattgaaacacctgaactcAGTTGAACTGATTTTAAGAATACTTTTAACAGTGAATAAAATAcgccactttaaaccactttgaTCCTAACAACCACATTCagaaccactgtcctagagTGCAGGAGTACAAGTtgcagaaaaatgtcaaaataacagcattAGAAGCTTATTCTTTGACATGAGACATAGCTCCTCAAACAGCGCACTGGTGGAATGTAGGTATTAGTTCAGTGGTGGGGAACAGGTGACCTGTTGGCCTTATGTGGCCCTCAGGTTAATTTCAAATATCAAGATGAAGCAAACATGataaaatctgccatgaaaatatgaaaaacagaaacatttctataattATCTTTGATTACCATAACGTTTGCACTATAGTAGCAGTATAATTGGCTTTAAGTTTTGCTGTAAAAACCTATATACACCGTTAAATGCATTTGTATGAAAATCAAGATATGcatggaaaacttttttttttgttataaataaatttgcaaaactcTATAAAATTCTCTTTTCACATTGTCATGATgggatactgagtgtagattcgtgagaataaaaatgatttttttttttttactttagcatCAAGCAgcaacataagaaaattgaaaaagtgagggggatctgaatacttaatgaatgaaaaaacttactttttaaagaaaaaacaacattttaatattagGGTTTAAATGTTTATAGACCAAATATGGAGAAGTACTTCCCCTGATTACATAAGACATCCCCCTGTCAGGTGGATTTGAAGTCCAAAGTATCTCCAATGTTGCCTTCATTCAGCCTCATTCATTTCCCTCCTTCATTTGCAGGCCTGTTGCGAGGGTATGGACGGTGGTGCTGCTGCTCGGGACATGCCTGCTGTACTGCGCTCGTGTGGCGATGCCCATCTGCGCCGTCAGCATGGCAGAACAGTTCAACTGGAGCAAGAGGGAGTCGGGGATGGTGCTGGGCAGCTTCTTCTGGGGTTACTGCTTCACCCAAGTGTTTGGAGGCTATGTCAGTGACAGGTGGGGAAACTTTGAGGTCAAACTATAGAGTACTCAAGTTGTGAGGTGACACTATGTGAAGATTGTTGGATTGTGTTGTGTGAAATATTATATGAATGTTGACAGTGATGCTTTTTGTTGAAGTGTCATTTGCATGAGATCATTACTGGGAGTGACGCATGCAGCCCTTTTGTGTTTGCTCAGGCTCGACAGATAATGCAGAGCAACAAGCCTGGTGATACCTCAGTGTTGTCACACTGTTAACCCTTCGTGTGCCACAGTGTCAGAAACAGAGAGGTTGCTTATTTGTTTGAGGAGTTTTATGCCCAAGATCTAAAATTGTGCAGCGCCCTATCTTAACCATAAGATgataaaaaaagcacaaaaagaaaaGTGTATATGGTCTGTTTTGGTGTTTCCACAGGGTTGGAGGTGAGAAAGTCCTCCTGCTGTCTGCAGCAGCCTGGGGGTCGATGACGGCCTTCACCCCTATCTTGGCCCACTTCTGCTCCCAGCCAATCCTCTCTATGACACTGGCGCGCTTCCTTATGGGCCTGTTGCAGGGTAAGATGGACACATTTTGAAAGAGTATGAATGGGATCAGTTGCATTTTTAGATTGTTTGAATGCATGGTAAATACATTTTCAGATTGAAattgcatttatttaatttttcaaaaatcctGTTTGGTAAATAACCAATTTGTTGATGTCAAAAGAACACCTCAAATGAACTTTTTTTGAGTCCATGTAGCACTCTTTTCTACAGTTTCTTAAAATCCTGTTTATGTCTGACCTGACCAAAAACCTCACCCAAACTACATTATTAAAACAAACTAGGTATTTCATACTCTTAACACTTCTATCTGTAGCCCACAGCTGTATATATTAATGAAGAGTTAGGGCTTTAAAGCTCCTTTAAGAAGATTTTAACTGGTTATGAATCTTACTGAAATTAACGCCAGTGCCTCATTATGAGCAAGCAAAACCCTCGGAGACCAGATcaatcattttcatgtcatcatttttattttcattagtgCCACAGGGTAGGTGTGAGACGAGCTGACTCACACTGCACTACCTAAGCcttgtttacatgtctcaaaGCAAAGATTCACAAGGTGTGAAACATTCAACTGTTAAGGCTTGCCACAATTTAGCCCAAATGCAAGGCCACATTTGACCCCATGATGAACATTTGGGCGTATCATGAGTGCAGGCTCACCACAAACACTTAATTGTGTGACTAATCCTCATTATGTGGTGTCAGCgcaattattttactgcttcaaATTTCACTGTAGTCTCCCAGACCACGTGTCATATCAAACACATATCAGTCGTCAAAATCAACACACAGTAAAAATTCCTTGCAGGAGcttcaagtaaaagaaaattaaaatggttttgTCTGAAGAGAAAATAGATGATGAATTTCCTGAGAAACCATATGACATGTCAAGAAGCCCATTGATGACCAGTTTGACTTGAACTGTTGCCTACCAGCAgttgtcttttctttcttttgtttgaaaaggtttgaaaacaaatgtttctACATAGCTGGGGCTTTTAGAACTGTCTTTAGATCACTTTAGACTGCTTGCTACTGTAACTAACCACATGTAAAAACATTCTCATGTGTGAAATATTTGCAGTGTGGAAGTTTTCGCTGCAAAATCTCTAAACTAAGCTAGTGCATTTGTCTAATTTGAGATCTGAGTTGTTTCATTAAACTTGTTTTCACTCACAGTCTCTTGACAAGGCCAGggtgaagtttaattttatgatgtaaaagcaaaaaaagggtCTGAACTGCATGAAATGTATAAAAATTATTCTGCCAAGATAGgaaacaaaatgtacttttcaAGTGTCCTAAGAGGACATGCTATGTTGAATTTTTTAAGCAGTATTACAAGAGAGGAAGTAATGATGTTCTGAATAACTGCTGTGATTCAGTTATGGCAGCCTTGCGCTGAAGGTGATCCCTGCAGTGATCATGTCCAGACCATCAACTCAACTCCAAGCTGATATTGCTTTTATGAAAGAGTTAAACAGTAAGTATAtgattgttaaaaataaaaatcatcattAGAGAGTGTTGAAGATGACGTGACGCAGCGTTGTGACATCTGTAAAGGAAGGCCTTTGGTTTGTTTGATATAGCTACCCAGACCTCTTTTACCtgtactgaaagaaaaaaaaaagaagagcttATATTTGATCTAAAGTATAAATAGAGAAACTGAAAAGGAAACTGAATTTCAGCGTGAAACACTGGTAGAAAGAAATGCATGTGATCAGTGATGGCAACTGTGGACTGGACTGACTTGATGAACCACCGGCAGTCATATATCCGGACATTGTAAACTACCTTCTGTTTGGATTGAG
This window of the Cheilinus undulatus linkage group 11, ASM1832078v1, whole genome shotgun sequence genome carries:
- the LOC121518058 gene encoding glucose-induced degradation protein 8-B homolog, whose translation is MSYAEKPEDITREEWMDKLNNVHIQRADMNRLIMNYLVTEGFKEAAEKFRMESGIEPSVDLDSLDERIKIREMILKGQIQDAIALINSLHPELLDTNRYLYFHLQQQHLIELIRLRETEAALEFAQSQLAEQGEESRECLTEMERTLALLAFDNPEESPFGDLLNMMQRQKVWSEVNQCVLDYENRESTPKLAKLLKLLLWAQNELDQKKVKYPKMTDLSKGTIEDPK